A stretch of Helicobacter pylori oki112 DNA encodes these proteins:
- a CDS encoding 5'-3' exonuclease, with amino-acid sequence MHSRTLLLDIDCVIPNIVRRLLSNKTLPKRFAAYSLQEVGVIFLTTQILSIMHKTRCSKTLFFITRGRESFRYQLCDHYKQKRHQFDEDFKALLRTLKIAIVEKYPLKKGAKIQGEHCFEYEADDIISFYKKKDPNNYVIASMDKDILYSNRGSHFNLKTNAFFNVSQKEAHFFAYYQCVVGDKGDNIKGVKGIGGFNYKDFLNEDAKEHELWEQIIQAFKIKEDLSDSEAKEKALLNMRLVNMHQMTRHGVIKLWEPEFKKTFFPKKPQRPDFKRIS; translated from the coding sequence ATGCATTCAAGAACTCTTTTACTAGACATTGATTGCGTTATCCCTAATATTGTTAGGCGTTTGCTTTCTAATAAAACGCTCCCTAAAAGATTCGCCGCTTACAGCTTGCAAGAAGTGGGCGTTATTTTTCTTACCACTCAAATTTTATCCATCATGCACAAAACCCGTTGCTCTAAAACGCTCTTTTTTATCACTAGGGGCAGAGAGAGTTTCCGCTACCAGCTGTGCGATCATTACAAACAAAAACGCCACCAATTTGATGAAGATTTTAAAGCCCTTCTAAGAACCCTAAAAATCGCCATCGTGGAAAAATACCCCCTAAAAAAAGGGGCTAAAATCCAGGGCGAACATTGTTTTGAATATGAAGCCGATGATATTATCTCTTTTTACAAAAAGAAAGACCCCAACAATTATGTGATAGCCAGCATGGATAAGGATATTTTGTATTCCAATAGAGGCTCTCATTTCAATCTCAAAACCAACGCTTTTTTTAATGTGAGCCAAAAAGAGGCTCATTTTTTTGCTTATTACCAGTGCGTTGTGGGGGATAAGGGGGATAATATTAAAGGGGTCAAAGGGATTGGTGGCTTCAACTATAAAGATTTTTTAAACGAAGACGCTAAAGAACATGAGCTGTGGGAGCAGATCATTCAAGCGTTCAAAATTAAAGAAGATTTGAGCGACAGCGAAGCTAAAGAAAAGGCTCTTTTAAACATGCGTTTAGTCAATATGCACCAGATGACCCGCCATGGCGTGATCAAACTATGGGAGCCTGAGTTTAAAAAAACTTTTTTCCCTAAAAAACCCCAAAGACCTGATTTTAAAAGAATTTCTTAA
- a CDS encoding OriC activity response regulator: protein MKILIIEDDLALARSISHNLHDLGHFCEIISSISEENKEPYDVILVSSKVCTQGRCEHFVRYNSKQIIIMMASHVNEDGVNKPIQAGARDYILKPFKMDELLRKIQYHKAYQEMTARLGFYENYLDFIHAELPLPKDFSYRPPFIIHTPSQELANAYLLQYAKERQTDFSFFSLKDTTWKDLYKNKDKLERPFYIMHLEELKKDEQLKLLELARSCPIVLSYTHKEPLEFPKIVRIECGNNPLSLFSNHTTFLSIQEYEKEAIRHFSSTCTDTELANKLGISRKSLWEKRRKYNLPRK from the coding sequence ATGAAAATCTTAATCATTGAAGACGATTTAGCGCTAGCCAGGAGTATTTCGCATAATTTGCATGATTTAGGGCATTTTTGCGAGATCATCTCTAGCATTTCAGAAGAAAATAAAGAGCCTTATGATGTGATTTTGGTTTCTTCTAAGGTTTGCACTCAAGGGCGTTGCGAACACTTTGTGCGTTATAATTCCAAGCAAATCATTATCATGATGGCTTCGCATGTCAATGAAGATGGCGTGAATAAACCCATTCAAGCGGGAGCGAGAGATTATATTCTAAAACCTTTTAAAATGGATGAATTGTTGCGTAAGATCCAATACCACAAAGCCTACCAAGAAATGACCGCTCGCTTGGGATTTTATGAAAATTACTTAGACTTTATCCATGCGGAATTGCCCTTGCCTAAAGATTTTTCTTACCGGCCGCCCTTTATCATCCACACGCCCTCTCAAGAGCTTGCGAACGCTTATTTGTTGCAATACGCTAAAGAAAGGCAAACGGATTTTTCTTTTTTCTCTTTAAAGGATACCACTTGGAAAGATCTATACAAGAATAAAGACAAACTGGAACGCCCTTTTTACATCATGCATTTAGAAGAGCTTAAAAAAGATGAGCAATTGAAATTGTTAGAATTGGCCCGTTCATGCCCTATTGTTTTGTCCTACACCCATAAAGAACCCCTAGAATTTCCTAAAATTGTGAGGATTGAATGCGGCAATAACCCCCTATCTTTGTTCAGCAACCACACGACTTTCCTTTCCATTCAAGAATACGAAAAAGAAGCGATTAGGCATTTTTCTTCTACTTGCACCGATACGGAATTGGCCAACAAGCTTGGCATTAGCCGCAAAAGCCTTTGGGAAAAACGCCGGAAATATAACTTACCGCGCAAATAA
- a CDS encoding bifunctional 2-C-methyl-D-erythritol 4-phosphate cytidylyltransferase/2-C-methyl-D-erythritol 2,4-cyclodiphosphate synthase: MSLIRVNGEDFKLSLESLEEDPFETKETLETLIKQTSVVLLAAGESKRFSQTIKKQWLRSNHTPLWLSVYESFKEALDFKEIILVVSGLDYIYIQRHYPEIKLVKGGTSRQESVRNALKIIDSAYTLTSDVARGLANMETLKSLFLTLQQTSHYCIAPYLPCYDTAIYYNEALDREAIKLIQTPQLSHTKALQSALNQGDFKDESSAILQAFPDRVSYIEGSKNLHKLTTSGDLKHFALFFNPAKDTFIGMGFDTHAFIKDKPMVLGGVVLDCEFGLKAHSDGDALLHAVIDAILGAIKGGDIGEWFPDNDPKYKNASSKELLKIVLDFSQSIGFELFEMGATIFSEIPKITPYKPAILENLSQLLGLEKSQISLKATTMEKMGFIGKQEGLLVQAHVSMRYKQKL; this comes from the coding sequence ATGTCTTTGATTAGAGTGAATGGAGAAGATTTTAAACTCTCTTTAGAAAGTTTAGAAGAAGACCCTTTTGAAACTAAAGAAACGCTAGAAACGCTTATCAAACAAACGAGCGTTGTTTTATTGGCCGCTGGGGAGTCTAAGCGTTTTTCTCAAACCATCAAAAAACAATGGTTGCGCTCTAATCATACCCCCTTATGGCTCAGCGTTTATGAGAGCTTTAAAGAAGCCCTAGACTTTAAAGAAATCATTCTGGTTGTAAGCGGATTGGATTATATTTATATCCAACGCCATTACCCTGAAATCAAGCTTGTAAAAGGCGGGACATCAAGGCAAGAATCCGTCCGTAACGCTTTAAAAATAATTGATAGCGCTTACACGCTCACCAGTGATGTGGCTAGGGGTTTAGCCAATATGGAAACGCTTAAAAGTTTGTTTTTAACCCTCCAACAAACGAGCCATTATTGCATCGCTCCTTACTTGCCTTGCTATGACACAGCGATCTATTATAACGAGGCTTTAGATAGAGAGGCGATCAAACTCATTCAAACCCCGCAATTAAGCCACACCAAAGCGCTCCAATCAGCCCTAAACCAAGGGGATTTTAAAGATGAAAGCAGCGCGATTTTACAAGCTTTCCCTGATCGTGTGAGTTATATTGAAGGCAGTAAAAATTTGCACAAACTCACCACAAGCGGCGATTTGAAACATTTCGCGCTCTTTTTCAACCCAGCAAAAGACACTTTTATCGGCATGGGTTTTGATACGCATGCGTTCATTAAAGATAAGCCTATGGTTTTAGGGGGGGTTGTTTTGGATTGCGAGTTTGGGTTAAAGGCTCATAGCGATGGCGATGCTTTGTTGCATGCGGTTATTGATGCGATTTTAGGAGCGATTAAAGGGGGGGATATTGGCGAATGGTTCCCTGATAATGACCCCAAATACAAAAACGCCTCTTCTAAAGAGCTTTTAAAAATCGTGTTGGATTTTTCTCAAAGCATTGGGTTTGAATTGTTTGAAATGGGGGCGACCATCTTTAGCGAAATCCCTAAAATCACTCCTTACAAACCGGCGATTTTAGAGAATTTGAGCCAACTTTTAGGTTTAGAAAAATCTCAAATCAGCTTGAAAGCCACTACAATGGAAAAAATGGGGTTCATTGGCAAACAAGAAGGGCTGTTAGTCCAAGCACATGTGAGCATGCGTTATAAACAAAAACTTTAA
- a CDS encoding Do family serine endopeptidase — protein MMKKTLFISLALALSLNAGNIQIQNMPKVKERVSVPSKDDTIYSYHDSIKDSIKAVVNISTEKKIKNNFIGGGVFNDPFFQQFFGDLGGMIPKERMERALGSGVIISKDGYIVTNNHVIDGADKIKVTIPGSNKEYSATLVGTDSESDLAVIRITKDNLPTIKFSDSNDISVGDLVFAIGNPFGVGESVTQGIVSALNKSGIGINSYENFIQTDASINPGNSGGALIDSRGGLVGINTAIISKTGGNHGIGFAIPSNMVKDIVTQLIKTGKIERGYLGVGLQDLSGDLQNSYDNKEGAVVISVEKDSPAKKAGILVWDLITEVNGKKVKNTNELRNLIGSMLPNQRVTLKVIRDKKERTFTLTLAERKNPNKKETISAQNGAQGQLNGLQVEDLTQKTKRSMRLSDDVQGVLVSQVNENSPAEQAGFRQGNIITKIEEIEVKSVADFNHALEKYKGKPKRFLVLDLNQGYRIILVK, from the coding sequence ATGATGAAAAAAACCCTTTTTATCTCTTTGGCTTTAGCGTTAAGCTTGAATGCGGGCAATATCCAAATCCAAAACATGCCCAAAGTTAAAGAGCGAGTGAGTGTCCCCTCTAAAGACGATACGATCTATTCTTACCACGATTCTATTAAGGATTCGATTAAGGCGGTGGTGAATATCTCCACTGAAAAGAAGATTAAAAACAATTTTATAGGTGGCGGTGTGTTTAATGACCCCTTTTTCCAACAATTTTTTGGGGATTTGGGCGGCATGATCCCTAAAGAAAGAATGGAAAGGGCTTTAGGCAGCGGTGTCATCATTTCTAAAGATGGCTATATCGTTACGAATAACCATGTGATTGATGGCGCAGATAAGATTAAAGTTACCATTCCAGGGAGCAATAAAGAATATTCCGCTACTTTAGTAGGCACCGATTCTGAAAGCGATTTAGCGGTGATTCGCATCACTAAAGACAATCTGCCCACCATCAAATTCTCTGATTCTAACGATATTTCAGTGGGCGATTTGGTTTTTGCGATTGGTAACCCTTTTGGCGTGGGCGAAAGCGTTACGCAAGGCATTGTTTCAGCGCTCAATAAAAGCGGAATCGGAATCAACAGCTATGAGAATTTCATTCAAACAGACGCTTCCATTAATCCTGGAAATTCCGGCGGCGCTTTGATTGACAGCCGTGGAGGGTTAGTGGGGATCAATACCGCTATCATTTCTAAAACCGGGGGCAACCACGGCATTGGCTTTGCCATCCCTTCTAACATGGTTAAGGATATTGTAACCCAACTCATCAAAACCGGTAAGATTGAAAGAGGTTACTTGGGCGTGGGCTTGCAAGATTTGAGCGGCGATTTGCAAAATTCTTATGACAATAAAGAAGGAGCGGTGGTCATTAGCGTAGAAAAAGACTCTCCGGCTAAAAAAGCAGGGATTTTGGTGTGGGATTTGATCACTGAAGTCAATGGGAAAAAGGTTAAAAACACGAATGAATTAAGAAATCTAATCGGCTCTATGCTACCCAATCAAAGAGTAACCTTAAAAGTCATTAGAGACAAAAAAGAACGCACCTTCACTCTCACTCTTGCCGAAAGGAAAAACCCTAACAAAAAAGAAACCATTTCTGCTCAAAACGGTGCACAAGGCCAATTGAACGGGCTTCAAGTAGAAGATTTAACTCAAAAAACCAAAAGGTCTATGCGTTTGAGCGATGATGTTCAAGGGGTTTTAGTCTCTCAAGTGAATGAAAATTCCCCAGCAGAGCAAGCCGGCTTCAGACAAGGTAATATCATCACAAAAATTGAAGAGATTGAAGTGAAAAGCGTTGCGGATTTTAACCATGCTTTAGAAAAGTATAAAGGCAAACCCAAACGATTCTTAGTTTTAGATTTGAATCAAGGTTATAGGATCATTTTGGTGAAATGA
- a CDS encoding amino acid permease: MDNQKITHQNTTQKQGELKRDMKMRHLLMIAFGGAIGTGLFVGTGGNIANAGPLGTLIAYGFGGLVVYCIMLSLGELASVYPTTGSFGDYAAKFIGPGTGYMVFWMYWLGWVITVALEYIAIGMLMQRWFADIPIHYWVILCIALVFLLNFFSVKIFAEGEFFFSLIKVLAVIAFIGIGVIGIIYQIYSHGFSSIFNNFHFGDKGFFPNGSTAVFSAMLAVIFAFTGTEVIGVAVGETKNASEVMPKAIKATLWRIVFFFLGSVFVISVFLPMNDSSITQSPFVSVLERINLPFIGMGIPYVADIMNAVIITAMFSTANSGLYGASRMIYGLSKQKMFFKVFSKLNRQGTPTYAMFFSLSFSLIGLLVQIYAKENVVEALINVISFTVIIVWVSVSVSQYSFRKQYLKAGHSLEDLPYKAPFLPFLQLIGITGCAIGVIGSAMDKDQRIGMILTIVFAVICYIGYYFTQKANENNKKDLI, encoded by the coding sequence ATGGACAATCAAAAGATAACGCATCAAAATACCACGCAAAAACAAGGCGAGCTTAAAAGAGACATGAAAATGCGCCATCTCTTAATGATTGCATTTGGGGGAGCGATTGGCACAGGGCTTTTTGTAGGCACTGGGGGTAATATTGCGAACGCTGGCCCTTTAGGGACATTGATCGCTTATGGTTTTGGAGGGCTTGTGGTTTATTGCATCATGCTCTCTTTAGGCGAATTGGCTAGCGTTTATCCCACTACGGGAAGTTTTGGGGATTATGCGGCTAAATTCATAGGCCCTGGCACGGGCTATATGGTTTTTTGGATGTATTGGCTTGGCTGGGTGATCACGGTGGCGTTAGAATACATCGCTATAGGCATGCTCATGCAACGCTGGTTTGCGGATATTCCTATCCATTATTGGGTTATTTTATGCATTGCGTTAGTTTTTTTATTGAACTTTTTTTCGGTTAAAATTTTTGCCGAGGGCGAGTTTTTCTTTAGCCTGATTAAAGTTTTAGCAGTGATCGCTTTTATAGGCATTGGCGTAATTGGGATCATTTATCAAATCTATTCGCATGGGTTTAGTTCTATTTTTAACAATTTCCATTTTGGCGATAAGGGGTTTTTCCCTAACGGGAGCACGGCGGTTTTTAGCGCGATGCTCGCTGTCATTTTTGCTTTCACTGGCACAGAGGTGATTGGGGTGGCTGTAGGAGAGACTAAAAACGCTAGCGAGGTGATGCCCAAAGCGATTAAGGCGACTTTGTGGCGGATTGTCTTTTTCTTTTTAGGCTCTGTGTTTGTCATTTCTGTTTTTTTACCCATGAATGATTCTTCTATCACGCAAAGCCCTTTTGTGAGCGTTTTAGAACGCATTAATTTGCCCTTTATTGGCATGGGTATCCCTTATGTGGCTGATATAATGAACGCTGTTATCATTACGGCGATGTTTTCTACCGCTAATTCAGGGCTTTATGGAGCGAGCCGCATGATTTATGGGCTGTCCAAACAAAAGATGTTTTTTAAGGTTTTTTCCAAACTCAACCGACAAGGCACGCCCACTTATGCGATGTTTTTTTCCCTTTCTTTTTCTCTCATAGGGCTTTTAGTCCAAATTTATGCCAAAGAAAATGTCGTGGAAGCTTTGATTAATGTGATCAGTTTCACAGTGATTATTGTGTGGGTTAGCGTGTCCGTTTCGCAATATTCTTTCCGTAAGCAATACTTAAAGGCCGGGCATTCTTTAGAGGATTTGCCTTATAAAGCCCCTTTTCTACCCTTTTTGCAACTCATAGGGATCACTGGGTGTGCCATCGGCGTGATTGGTTCGGCTATGGATAAGGATCAACGCATTGGGATGATTTTAACGATTGTTTTTGCTGTTATTTGTTACATTGGATACTATTTTACACAAAAAGCTAATGAAAATAACAAAAAAGATTTGATATAA
- the pgsA gene encoding CDP-diacylglycerol--glycerol-3-phosphate 3-phosphatidyltransferase, whose product MKVLKLLPNFLTILRIVLSLFLLFLLLNTHTYFSFLTPFHINMISSLVFLFAALTDLLDGYIARSYKAKSRFGEIFDPLADKILILSAFLGLVHLDRVNAWIPFVILGREFFISGLRVLAANEKKDIPVNALGKYKTVSQVVAIGALLANLTYSYVLVAIAVFLTLYSGIDYTIKYYKS is encoded by the coding sequence ATGAAAGTTTTAAAACTCCTGCCTAATTTTTTAACGATTTTACGCATCGTCTTATCCTTGTTTTTATTATTTTTATTGTTAAACACCCATACTTATTTTAGTTTTTTAACCCCCTTTCACATTAACATGATCTCTTCATTGGTTTTTTTATTTGCTGCGCTCACGGATTTATTGGACGGCTACATCGCTAGAAGCTATAAAGCCAAATCGCGCTTTGGGGAAATCTTTGACCCTTTAGCGGATAAAATCCTTATTTTGAGCGCGTTTTTAGGGTTAGTCCATTTGGATCGTGTGAATGCGTGGATCCCGTTTGTGATTTTAGGGCGCGAATTTTTTATTTCAGGGCTTAGGGTTTTAGCTGCTAATGAAAAAAAGGATATTCCTGTCAATGCGTTAGGCAAGTATAAAACCGTTTCTCAAGTCGTGGCGATTGGCGCTTTATTAGCCAATTTAACTTACTCTTATGTGCTTGTGGCTATAGCGGTTTTTTTAACTCTTTATTCGGGGATAGATTACACCATTAAATATTATAAATCTTAA
- a CDS encoding enoyl-ACP reductase, which yields MNGSNHMKNKTLVISGATRGIGKAILYRFAQSGVNIAFTYNKNVEEANKIIEDVEQKYSIKAKAYPLNVLEPEQYTELFKQIDADFDRVDFFISNAIIYGRPVVGGFAPFMRLKPKGLNNIYTATVLAFVVGAQEAAKRMQKIGGGAIVSLSSTGNLVYMPNYAGHGNSKNAVETMVKYAAVDLGEFNIRVNAVSGGPIDTDALKAFPDYVEIKEKVEEQSPLKRMGNPNDLAGAAYFLCDETQSGWLTGQTIVVDGGTTFK from the coding sequence ATGAATGGTTCCAATCACATGAAAAATAAAACCCTAGTGATCAGCGGTGCGACGAGAGGGATTGGCAAGGCGATATTGTATCGATTCGCTCAAAGCGGCGTGAATATCGCTTTCACTTACAATAAAAATGTTGAAGAAGCCAACAAAATCATAGAAGATGTGGAGCAAAAATATTCCATTAAAGCCAAAGCCTACCCTCTTAATGTTTTAGAGCCTGAGCAATACACAGAGCTTTTTAAACAAATTGACGCTGATTTTGACAGAGTGGATTTTTTTATTTCTAACGCTATTATTTATGGGCGCCCTGTTGTGGGGGGATTTGCACCGTTTATGCGATTAAAACCTAAGGGGTTAAACAACATTTACACAGCCACCGTGTTAGCGTTTGTGGTAGGGGCTCAAGAAGCGGCAAAACGCATGCAAAAAATAGGCGGCGGGGCGATCGTGAGCTTAAGCTCTACCGGGAATTTGGTCTATATGCCTAATTACGCTGGGCATGGCAATTCTAAAAACGCCGTAGAAACCATGGTCAAATACGCTGCTGTGGATTTAGGCGAATTTAATATTAGAGTGAATGCGGTTAGCGGCGGGCCTATTGATACGGACGCTTTGAAAGCCTTCCCTGATTATGTGGAGATTAAAGAAAAAGTAGAAGAGCAATCGCCCCTAAAACGCATGGGCAATCCTAACGATCTAGCCGGAGCGGCTTATTTTTTATGCGATGAAACCCAAAGCGGTTGGCTTACAGGGCAAACGATCGTTGTAGATGGCGGGACCACTTTTAAATAA
- the dapA gene encoding 4-hydroxy-tetrahydrodipicolinate synthase, with protein MQFHSSSALITPFKKDLSVDEAAYEALIKRQIFQGMDACVPVGTTGESATLTHKEHMRCIEIAIETCKNTKTPSNSRMKVLAGVGSNATSESLSLAKFAQKIGADAILCVSPYYNRPTQQGLFEHYKTIAQSVEIPVMLYDVPSRTGVSIEVLTALKLFREIPNIKAIKEASGSLKRVTELHYYEKDFKIFSGEDSLNHSIMFSGGCGVVSVTGNLMPNLISQMVNCTLKQKYQQALEIQNKLFHLHQALFVETNPIPIKMAMHLAGLIENPSYRLPLVAPSKETIQLLEKTLQQYEVIA; from the coding sequence ATGCAATTCCATTCATCTAGTGCGTTAATTACGCCTTTTAAAAAAGATTTGAGCGTTGATGAGGCCGCTTATGAAGCCTTGATCAAGCGCCAAATTTTTCAGGGCATGGACGCATGCGTGCCTGTTGGCACGACAGGAGAATCCGCCACGCTCACCCACAAAGAGCACATGCGTTGCATTGAAATCGCCATAGAGACTTGCAAAAACACTAAAACGCCCTCAAATTCGCGCATGAAAGTGTTAGCCGGCGTGGGCAGTAACGCCACAAGCGAGTCCCTTTCTTTAGCAAAGTTCGCTCAAAAAATCGGCGCGGATGCGATTTTATGCGTAAGCCCTTATTATAACCGCCCCACCCAACAAGGCTTGTTTGAGCATTATAAAACGATCGCTCAATCGGTGGAAATCCCTGTCATGCTTTATGATGTGCCAAGTAGAACAGGCGTGTCTATTGAAGTTTTAACCGCTCTCAAACTTTTTAGAGAAATCCCTAACATTAAAGCCATTAAAGAAGCGTCTGGCTCTTTGAAAAGGGTAACAGAATTGCATTATTATGAAAAAGATTTTAAAATTTTTAGCGGGGAAGATTCACTCAACCACTCTATCATGTTTTCAGGGGGGTGTGGCGTGGTTTCAGTGACCGGTAATTTAATGCCTAATCTGATTTCACAAATGGTCAATTGCACGCTCAAACAAAAATACCAACAAGCCCTAGAAATCCAAAATAAGCTTTTTCATTTACACCAAGCCCTTTTTGTAGAAACGAATCCCATCCCTATTAAAATGGCTATGCATTTAGCCGGCTTGATTGAAAACCCAAGCTACAGACTGCCTTTAGTGGCCCCAAGCAAAGAAACGATTCAACTTTTAGAAAAAACTTTACAACAATATGAGGTAATTGCATGA
- a CDS encoding M16 family metallopeptidase: MRYFSVKRLLRLSSVLLVTLGASMHAQSYLPKHESITLKNGLQVVSVPLENKTGVIEVDVLYKVGSRNETMGKSGIAHMLEHLNFKSTKNLKAGEFDKIVKRFGGVSNASTSFDITRYFIKTSQANLDKSLELFAETMGSLNLKEDEFLPERQVVAEERRWRTDNSPIGMLYFRFFNTAYVYHPYHWTPIGFMDDIQNWTLKDIKKFHSLYYQPKNAIILVVGDVNSQKVFELSKKHFESLKNLDGKTIPTPYMKEPKQDGARTAVVHKDGVHLEWVALGYKVPAFKHKDQVALDALSKLLGEGKSSWLQSELVDKKRLASQAFSHNMQLQDESVFLFIAGGNPNVKAEALQKEIVALLEKLKKGEITQAELDKLKINQKADFISNLESSSDVAGLFADYLVQNDIQGLTDYQQQFLDLKVSDLVRVANEYFKDTQSTTVFLKP; this comes from the coding sequence ATGAGATATTTTTCTGTTAAAAGACTTTTGAGGCTTAGTTCTGTCTTGTTAGTCACTTTAGGAGCGAGCATGCACGCACAATCTTACTTACCCAAACATGAGAGTATTACCTTAAAGAATGGGTTGCAAGTCGTAAGCGTCCCCCTAGAAAATAAAACCGGGGTTATAGAAGTGGATGTGCTTTATAAAGTCGGCTCTAGAAACGAAACCATGGGCAAGAGCGGGATCGCTCACATGTTAGAGCATTTGAATTTTAAAAGCACTAAAAACCTTAAAGCCGGCGAATTTGATAAAATCGTTAAGCGTTTTGGGGGCGTGAGTAACGCTTCTACGAGCTTTGATATTACACGCTACTTCATTAAAACCAGTCAGGCTAACTTGGATAAATCTTTAGAATTGTTCGCTGAAACCATGGGTTCTTTGAACTTAAAAGAAGATGAGTTTTTGCCTGAGCGTCAAGTGGTCGCTGAAGAAAGGCGATGGCGCACCGATAATTCCCCTATCGGCATGCTTTATTTCCGCTTTTTTAACACCGCTTATGTCTATCACCCTTACCATTGGACGCCCATCGGTTTTATGGACGATATTCAAAACTGGACTTTAAAAGACATTAAAAAATTCCATTCGCTCTACTATCAGCCTAAAAACGCTATTATCTTGGTGGTAGGCGATGTCAATTCCCAAAAGGTTTTTGAATTGAGTAAAAAACATTTTGAATCCTTAAAAAACCTTGATGGAAAAACTATCCCCACCCCCTACATGAAAGAGCCTAAGCAAGATGGAGCCAGAACGGCAGTCGTGCATAAAGATGGGGTTCATTTAGAATGGGTGGCCCTTGGGTATAAAGTGCCTGCTTTCAAGCATAAAGATCAAGTCGCTTTAGACGCACTAAGCAAGCTTTTAGGCGAAGGTAAAAGCTCGTGGTTGCAAAGCGAATTGGTGGATAAAAAACGCCTAGCCTCTCAAGCTTTCTCGCACAACATGCAATTACAAGATGAAAGCGTGTTTTTATTCATTGCGGGGGGTAATCCTAATGTCAAAGCCGAAGCTTTACAAAAAGAAATCGTAGCACTTTTAGAAAAGCTTAAAAAAGGCGAAATCACTCAAGCTGAATTAGACAAGCTCAAAATCAATCAAAAAGCCGACTTCATTTCCAATTTAGAAAGTTCTAGCGATGTTGCGGGGCTTTTTGCGGACTATTTAGTGCAAAACGATATTCAAGGCTTGACGGATTATCAGCAACAATTTTTGGATTTAAAAGTGAGCGATTTGGTGCGTGTGGCCAATGAATATTTTAAAGACACCCAATCAACCACCGTGTTTTTGAAACCTTAA
- a CDS encoding quinone-dependent dihydroorotate dehydrogenase, with the protein MLYSLLKKYLFSLDAEDAHEKVCKILRMLSRSPFLCSLIHSQWGYQNPKLENEILGLHFPNPLGLAAGFDKNASMLRALTAFGFGYLEAGTLTNEAQVGNERPRLFRHIEEESLQNAMGFNNHGAILAARSFNRFAPYKTPIGINLGKNKHIEQAHALEDYKAVLNKCLNIGDYYTFNLSSPNTPNLRDLQNKAFVNELFCMAKEMTHKPLFLKIAPDLETDGMLEIVNSAIEAGAHGIIATNTTIDKSLVFAPKEMGGLSGKCLTKKSREIFKELAKAFFNKTILVSVGGISGAKDAYERIKMGASLLQIYSAFIYNGPNLCQNILKDLVKLLQKDGFLSVKEAIGADLR; encoded by the coding sequence ATGCTTTATTCGTTATTAAAAAAATATCTTTTTAGCCTAGACGCTGAAGACGCGCATGAAAAAGTTTGCAAGATTTTAAGAATGCTTTCTAGATCGCCCTTTTTGTGTAGTTTAATCCATTCTCAATGGGGTTATCAAAACCCAAAGCTTGAAAATGAAATTTTAGGCTTGCATTTCCCTAACCCTTTAGGATTAGCCGCCGGTTTTGATAAAAACGCTTCCATGCTTAGGGCGTTAACCGCTTTTGGGTTTGGCTATTTAGAAGCAGGCACTCTCACCAATGAAGCGCAAGTGGGAAATGAAAGACCAAGGCTTTTCAGGCACATTGAAGAAGAGTCCTTACAAAATGCGATGGGGTTTAATAATCATGGAGCCATTTTAGCAGCGAGATCGTTCAATCGCTTCGCCCCTTATAAAACCCCTATTGGCATCAATTTAGGCAAAAACAAACACATAGAGCAAGCGCATGCCCTAGAAGATTACAAAGCGGTTTTAAATAAATGTTTAAACATTGGCGATTATTACACCTTCAACCTTTCTTCGCCCAACACCCCTAATTTAAGGGATTTACAAAACAAAGCGTTTGTGAATGAGCTTTTTTGCATGGCGAAAGAAATGACCCATAAGCCTTTATTTTTAAAAATCGCCCCGGATTTAGAAACAGACGGCATGCTAGAAATTGTCAATAGCGCTATTGAAGCAGGAGCGCATGGGATTATTGCGACTAACACCACGATTGATAAAAGCCTGGTGTTCGCTCCTAAAGAAATGGGGGGCTTGAGCGGGAAATGCTTGACTAAAAAAAGCCGTGAAATCTTTAAAGAATTGGCTAAAGCTTTTTTTAACAAGACTATTCTTGTTTCTGTGGGGGGGATTAGCGGTGCCAAAGATGCTTATGAAAGGATTAAAATGGGAGCGAGTCTGTTACAAATTTATAGCGCTTTTATTTACAATGGGCCAAATTTATGCCAAAATATTCTTAAAGATTTGGTAAAATTACTCCAAAAAGATGGATTTTTGAGCGTCAAAGAGGCTATAGGAGCGGATTTAAGATGA